Genomic DNA from Desulfocurvus vexinensis DSM 17965:
CGCAACGTGACGCCAAACGGACGGCGTGTCCCGGTCCATTGGTGCGCGGGCAATCACGAGTGCTGGCCGCTGCTCGCTGATCTGACGAAGCCAACCGAAATGGCCCCAGGCGTGATCTACCAGCCTACGGGCTCAACCCTCACGTTGCCTGATGGCAGGGTGGTGCTGTTTCTAGGGGGGCGCGAAGTCCGTCGACTGGCCACTCCGGGTGGAGGGGGCCTCCGTCTGGCGTGACCTTGAGGCCTCGGAGATCGACTTGGCCGCGCTCCCGGAACGTGTCGACGTGGTGATCTCGCACCCCCTGCCGCAGGCCGTCGCCATGATGGTCGTGGACCGCACGAGCGGGACACGGGAGATTCTGGAATCAGCCCACGGCTGGGACATGAGCCCGGCCCCGCTGGA
This window encodes:
- a CDS encoding metallophosphoesterase family protein, whose product is MLSRIPILGDLHGDMEALAWLSEHAEPDLILQVGDFGNFPGLIEERLLGRNVTPNGRRVPVHWCAGNHECWPLLADLTKPTEMAPGVIYQPTGSTLTLPDGRVVLFLGGREVRRLATPGGGGLRLA